In one Veillonellales bacterium genomic region, the following are encoded:
- a CDS encoding lytic transglycosylase domain-containing protein, with protein sequence MRRKLFTIWYALLLTLVLEVLAYWLTGFVANSYRKMVWAQFNNGVKEWKEADSHLPYAPLINRFAGCNGLNGEVVAAVIQAESSFQPHAVSRTGAYGLMQVMPATWQQVNRDLKICTGRHKGDCTSECYINPELNIQIGTAYLGQLLRRYNGDMILALAAYNAGPGAVDQYGGIPPYSETIRYVDQIIDYWYKEENRTVPLYRLKAGHWEEVRSGLGRGILLTLLLIAGAAWKLTKRNRSWRWRY encoded by the coding sequence TTGCGGCGCAAATTGTTTACAATTTGGTATGCTTTGCTGCTGACGCTGGTCCTGGAAGTACTGGCTTATTGGCTGACAGGATTTGTCGCAAATTCCTATCGGAAGATGGTCTGGGCTCAGTTTAACAACGGGGTAAAAGAATGGAAAGAGGCCGACAGTCATTTGCCGTATGCGCCGCTGATTAATCGTTTTGCCGGCTGCAACGGTCTGAATGGAGAAGTGGTGGCTGCTGTCATTCAGGCGGAAAGTTCATTTCAGCCTCATGCCGTATCCCGTACAGGTGCCTATGGATTAATGCAGGTGATGCCGGCTACCTGGCAGCAGGTCAACCGCGATCTGAAAATTTGCACCGGACGGCATAAGGGGGATTGTACCAGCGAATGCTATATCAATCCGGAGCTTAATATTCAAATCGGCACGGCTTACCTAGGCCAACTGCTGCGGCGCTATAACGGCGATATGATACTGGCGCTGGCGGCCTATAATGCCGGCCCGGGAGCTGTCGATCAGTATGGCGGCATACCACCATACAGCGAAACGATTCGTTATGTGGATCAAATTATTGATTATTGGTATAAAGAAGAAAACCGGACAGTCCCTTTATACCGGCTGAAGGCCGGACACTGGGAGGAAGTCCGGTCTGGCTTAGGCAGGGGAATACTTTTAACCCTGCTGCTTATTGCCGGAGCAGCCTGGAAATTGACGAAACGAAATCGGTCGTGGCGCTGGCGCTATTAA
- the yabQ gene encoding spore cortex biosynthesis protein YabQ produces the protein MDFASQTVTFFITIITGLLLGVLFDFYRTLRNQIKLPLLLGSLADLGYWAAATVVVLAGLLLGNWGELRFYVFIGLVGGVFLYYRLLSRWTLRLIALAFRGIATVSQGLRLAVLYGLAKPIGYCLTLLFFPFTALGRISRRWYRHCYRPKPPGQ, from the coding sequence ATGGACTTTGCCAGTCAGACGGTAACTTTTTTCATAACAATAATTACCGGGCTGCTGCTGGGGGTGCTGTTTGATTTTTACCGGACACTGCGCAATCAAATCAAGCTGCCGCTGCTCCTTGGTTCTCTTGCCGATTTGGGTTATTGGGCGGCTGCGACCGTTGTGGTGCTTGCGGGATTGCTGTTGGGCAACTGGGGAGAATTGCGGTTCTACGTGTTTATCGGCCTGGTTGGCGGTGTGTTCCTCTATTACCGGCTGTTGAGCCGCTGGACACTGCGACTGATTGCTCTGGCTTTTCGGGGTATTGCCACTGTTTCTCAAGGGTTGCGGCTGGCCGTGCTGTATGGTTTGGCGAAACCCATTGGCTATTGTCTGACACTGCTGTTTTTCCCTTTTACTGCCTTAGGTCGAATCAGTCGACGCTGGTATCGGCACTGTTACCGTCCCAAACCGCCGGGACAATAA
- a CDS encoding septum formation initiator family protein: MSRHRKLRIRWFRLTLLALVVYFIFLCVGQQSRLSAINSETRATRQQLEQLQQINDSLAEEREQLNNPAYIEKLAREELGLVKPGETPYIPAKRN, from the coding sequence ATGTCCCGTCATCGTAAACTGCGCATTCGGTGGTTTCGGCTGACACTGTTGGCTCTGGTTGTCTATTTTATATTTCTCTGCGTCGGTCAGCAAAGCAGGCTTAGTGCTATTAATAGTGAGACCAGGGCGACCCGTCAGCAGCTGGAGCAATTGCAGCAGATAAATGATTCGTTAGCTGAGGAACGAGAGCAGTTGAATAATCCGGCTTATATTGAAAAATTGGCCAGGGAAGAATTAGGGTTAGTGAAACCGGGTGAGACGCCATATATTCCGGCAAAAAGAAATTAA
- a CDS encoding S1 domain-containing RNA-binding protein has product MSIEVGSVVEGVVTGITNFGAFVELPGGKVGLIHISEVADVYVRDVKDFLKEQDKVKVKVLSVDERGKIGLSIKQLQAPSANPSPRKPHANDNRRPSRFNALSFEDKLSKFLKDSDERLTDLKRNTESKRGGRGAARKAE; this is encoded by the coding sequence ATGTCCATTGAAGTTGGCAGTGTGGTAGAGGGAGTTGTGACCGGGATCACAAACTTCGGTGCATTCGTTGAACTGCCTGGAGGAAAAGTTGGTCTAATTCATATTTCGGAAGTTGCCGATGTTTATGTCCGCGACGTGAAAGATTTTTTAAAAGAGCAGGATAAGGTCAAGGTAAAAGTATTGTCTGTTGATGAGCGCGGGAAAATTGGGTTGTCCATTAAGCAGCTCCAAGCTCCCAGTGCCAATCCGAGTCCCAGAAAGCCACACGCCAATGATAATCGGCGTCCCAGTAGATTTAATGCTCTGTCTTTTGAGGATAAATTAAGTAAGTTTCTGAAAGACAGTGATGAGCGTCTTACGGATTTAAAACGGAATACCGAATCCAAGCGGGGCGGTCGCGGTGCTGCCCGTAAAGCTGAGTAA
- the spoIIE gene encoding stage II sporulation protein E, translated as MPKVTVVTLPEEVLRESGIKSSSPGRRFTWRATGEKLRDMVINFMYRDNLPLNLLAFLLGRVALMGEVSPFGLAFFAAVAQVAGKRAASVGFWAIAGVASAGHYLEAGVYFFAILLYFHWADKLTRMHRKLLAVPLLISCAAAGCGLVLGFLVQATLYNMMLVLFGAAMCMVLACIFMYGVPVLLNRPAAAVGVWQSPGDSMICLVVLLAIAVAGLGNICFWEYSLRNIAASLLIMALAFSGGAGLGASVGVAAGLVAGLTAGNVPAAISLYALAGLLGGVFRNLGKFAVILGFLSGGVITLFCFGQEWEPATVLGEFAVAAAVFLVVPAGKMTVWKEQISRTGQDVQPVSRGLLNEARAKLNNIADMFSDLAKTFALMAAQSKEKIREDEVTRALAAAGEQVCGTCTRRSDCWEKEFYRTYQAMLDMLEQGESRMVTTGNMPELFKVNCLKRPELVDRINAVLEHNRSMSFWQRKLADHRQMVTEQLKATGNIISNLSQEIAKEPCSDKKLALLLREKAALVDCPLDGVRVTGVRGSGMIELCKQPCGGTRECINTVLPLAASIMQEKLTLQAECGSKSRQKKCKLTLQVASRFSVVTGVASAAKEREKICGDTCAVVPLNKGKMALILSDGMGTGNQAAGESTMAVGFLEKLLTVGFDVDVAVKTVNSLLLLRTPDETFATVDMAIIDTYSGETEFLKIGAAPSYVKRVREVTVIQSSSLPIGILHQIEIEPVKSVVVAGDVVVMVSDGIADVPHRGPDKGNWVANLLRRTATNQPQELADKILGQAMQLSGNPPRDDMTVLVAKVVERPQ; from the coding sequence ATGCCGAAAGTTACTGTTGTTACCCTGCCGGAAGAAGTGCTGCGGGAATCGGGGATAAAATCATCTTCGCCAGGACGTCGGTTTACCTGGCGGGCCACAGGGGAAAAGCTTCGCGATATGGTGATTAATTTTATGTATCGTGATAATTTGCCTTTGAACTTGTTGGCGTTTTTATTGGGCCGTGTGGCTCTTATGGGAGAAGTGTCTCCTTTTGGTTTAGCCTTTTTTGCTGCGGTGGCTCAGGTCGCCGGGAAACGGGCGGCTTCAGTCGGGTTTTGGGCCATTGCCGGAGTCGCTTCTGCGGGACATTATCTGGAGGCGGGAGTCTATTTTTTTGCTATTTTATTATACTTTCACTGGGCGGACAAGCTTACCCGGATGCATCGCAAACTATTAGCGGTACCGCTGCTGATTTCCTGTGCGGCAGCCGGCTGCGGTCTGGTTTTGGGCTTTCTGGTTCAGGCAACCTTGTATAACATGATGCTGGTATTGTTTGGCGCGGCTATGTGTATGGTATTGGCCTGCATTTTTATGTATGGTGTTCCGGTGCTTTTAAACCGTCCGGCTGCGGCGGTCGGGGTGTGGCAGTCTCCGGGCGACAGCATGATTTGTTTGGTAGTGCTGCTGGCGATTGCTGTTGCCGGTTTGGGCAATATCTGTTTTTGGGAGTATAGTTTGCGGAATATAGCGGCTTCTTTGCTGATTATGGCTTTAGCCTTCAGCGGCGGCGCCGGTTTAGGCGCTTCGGTGGGTGTTGCCGCCGGTTTGGTGGCCGGTTTGACGGCCGGCAATGTTCCGGCAGCCATATCCTTATATGCCCTGGCCGGATTATTAGGTGGCGTTTTTCGGAACTTAGGCAAGTTTGCGGTAATCCTGGGGTTTTTGTCAGGCGGTGTAATCACTCTGTTTTGTTTTGGCCAGGAGTGGGAACCGGCGACTGTTTTGGGAGAATTTGCCGTTGCGGCCGCCGTATTCCTGGTGGTACCGGCAGGGAAAATGACGGTTTGGAAGGAGCAAATTTCCCGAACCGGACAGGATGTTCAGCCGGTGAGTCGGGGCTTGCTGAATGAAGCTCGGGCTAAATTAAACAATATTGCCGATATGTTCAGTGATTTAGCGAAGACATTCGCTTTGATGGCAGCACAATCCAAGGAAAAGATCCGGGAGGATGAGGTAACCCGGGCGCTGGCGGCTGCCGGGGAACAGGTCTGCGGCACCTGCACTCGGCGCAGCGATTGTTGGGAAAAGGAGTTTTACCGCACTTATCAGGCGATGCTGGATATGCTGGAACAAGGTGAGAGCAGAATGGTTACCACCGGTAATATGCCTGAGCTGTTTAAGGTGAATTGTTTAAAGCGGCCGGAGCTGGTCGATAGGATCAATGCTGTATTGGAGCATAATCGATCAATGTCTTTTTGGCAAAGAAAATTGGCTGATCATCGTCAGATGGTGACCGAGCAACTCAAAGCAACCGGAAATATTATCAGTAATTTATCCCAGGAGATTGCAAAAGAGCCTTGTTCCGACAAGAAGCTGGCGCTTTTATTGCGGGAAAAAGCGGCTTTGGTAGATTGTCCGCTGGACGGAGTTCGCGTTACCGGTGTCCGGGGGTCCGGAATGATTGAGTTGTGCAAGCAGCCCTGCGGCGGAACCAGGGAATGTATCAATACAGTATTACCGCTGGCCGCAAGTATCATGCAGGAAAAATTGACGCTGCAGGCCGAGTGCGGCAGCAAATCCCGGCAGAAAAAATGCAAATTAACTCTGCAGGTTGCCAGCCGGTTTAGTGTAGTGACCGGAGTGGCCAGCGCTGCTAAGGAACGGGAGAAAATTTGCGGCGATACGTGTGCGGTGGTGCCGCTGAATAAGGGAAAGATGGCTTTGATATTAAGCGACGGCATGGGAACCGGCAACCAGGCAGCCGGTGAAAGCACTATGGCGGTGGGATTTTTGGAAAAATTGCTGACGGTGGGGTTCGATGTGGATGTGGCAGTAAAGACCGTCAATTCTTTATTGCTGCTTCGGACTCCGGATGAAACTTTTGCTACGGTAGATATGGCGATTATCGATACATATTCCGGGGAAACGGAGTTTTTAAAAATCGGTGCTGCTCCCAGCTATGTCAAGAGAGTCCGGGAAGTGACTGTCATACAGTCTTCCTCGCTGCCAATCGGTATACTGCATCAAATCGAAATTGAACCGGTTAAGTCGGTCGTTGTTGCCGGTGATGTTGTAGTAATGGTCAGTGATGGTATTGCCGATGTGCCCCACCGCGGTCCGGACAAGGGGAATTGGGTGGCGAATCTGCTGCGCCGCACCGCCACCAATCAACCCCAGGAATTGGCAGATAAGATACTTGGGCAGGCAATGCAGTTATCCGGCAATCCGCCAAGGGATGATATGACAGTATTGGTTGCCAAAGTGGTGGAACGGCCGCAGTGA
- a CDS encoding threonine/serine exporter family protein: MVSLEQMVELAGLAGEIMLKNGAETYRVEETMEHMAKACGAMKVESFVTPTGAFLTVTDSSGRFITAMRRVRNRTSNLDRISKVNELSRRLVDGRIGYGDAFGILARIARERTGFSWAPSMLASGVVGGGTAVLQNGGTVEILASFGAAAAVRYVAHIISRLHGVQFTFEFLGGITAALAGTVLHEIWPQLGRDIVIIGGIMPLVPGVAITNAIRDVMAGDLLSGLSRGMEAALTSVAITMGVVIVLAIHLV, translated from the coding sequence ATGGTTTCGTTGGAGCAAATGGTGGAATTGGCAGGTTTAGCCGGCGAGATTATGCTGAAAAATGGGGCTGAAACCTATCGGGTTGAGGAAACTATGGAACATATGGCGAAAGCCTGTGGTGCTATGAAGGTAGAAAGTTTTGTTACTCCTACCGGTGCTTTTTTGACAGTAACGGACTCATCCGGCCGATTTATTACCGCTATGCGCCGGGTAAGAAATCGTACCAGTAATTTAGATAGAATTTCCAAGGTTAATGAATTATCCCGCCGGCTGGTTGATGGGCGTATTGGCTATGGGGACGCCTTCGGCATTTTAGCACGAATCGCCCGGGAGCGAACTGGATTTTCCTGGGCTCCATCCATGCTGGCATCCGGTGTGGTAGGGGGCGGAACGGCGGTTTTGCAGAATGGCGGGACGGTTGAAATTCTGGCATCTTTTGGCGCCGCGGCTGCCGTGCGTTATGTTGCCCATATTATTTCCCGGCTGCATGGTGTGCAGTTTACCTTTGAATTTTTGGGGGGTATCACTGCTGCTTTGGCAGGAACGGTACTTCATGAAATATGGCCGCAGCTTGGCCGGGATATCGTTATTATCGGCGGCATTATGCCGCTGGTGCCGGGAGTGGCAATTACCAATGCGATCCGGGATGTGATGGCCGGTGATTTGTTAAGCGGCCTATCCCGGGGAATGGAAGCGGCGCTGACCTCGGTAGCAATTACTATGGGAGTGGTTATCGTTTTAGCCATACATCTTGTGTGA
- a CDS encoding threonine/serine exporter family protein, whose translation MLAMKVAAVFLMSAAIGILYRIPRSLLLYGALVGVFAWLIMYSTVQAGGNIILADFFGSVAVGVLAELLARLLKKPATIFIIPGFIPLVPGGEAYTTILYMVEGRYLDGVSMGMRTVLTGGAIAFGIFVSSTLYRLMINYKVEKRTCDAGKS comes from the coding sequence ATGCTGGCAATGAAAGTTGCGGCGGTATTCTTAATGTCGGCGGCAATCGGGATTTTATATCGTATACCGCGCAGTTTATTACTATATGGCGCTCTGGTGGGAGTGTTCGCTTGGCTGATTATGTATAGTACTGTCCAGGCCGGGGGAAATATTATACTGGCGGATTTTTTCGGTAGCGTTGCCGTGGGAGTGCTGGCTGAGCTTTTAGCCAGATTGCTCAAGAAGCCGGCGACTATTTTTATTATTCCCGGATTTATTCCTCTGGTTCCTGGCGGTGAAGCCTATACTACGATATTGTATATGGTGGAAGGACGTTATTTGGATGGGGTTTCTATGGGAATGCGGACGGTGTTGACCGGCGGGGCAATTGCTTTTGGAATTTTTGTCAGTTCTACCTTGTATCGGTTGATGATAAACTATAAAGTGGAGAAGCGTACTTGCGATGCTGGAAAGAGTTAA
- the tilS gene encoding tRNA lysidine(34) synthetase TilS: MLERVKEWIHCHGLINREEKVLAACSGGPDSLALVHILRRLRSEYNISLAVAHVNHMLRGTESDEDARFVAEYCQSAGLDCYQTAIPVARLAAASGRSVEDAGRIARYQFLRQVAADLGGAVIATGHHRDDQAETVLIHLLRGAGSAGIRGMLPKNNGIIRPLLPISRAEIAAYCREQGLEPRVDSSNEHTDYLRNRIRIQLLPELAEQYNPAVKESLCRTAAIVGDEHDYIRAQAEKVWPLLASRQDGGWLIDGQQVNELHIALQREIFRLAIEKKQGCLTGISFYHVERLIEMVRHAFVGSRLELPGGLIARKDYSGLWLGTPLPPGPWAGIRPPGIPLVIPGYTDIPQIGCQVKAKICTEKAEEKGRQVAVFDWQALAPPLYVRTRLPGDRFSPLGLGGSKKVKDFLIDAKVPRKIRDRVPIICDGRGILWLGGYRQDERGKISDQTTDYLQLMINRVIVKEQEDD, translated from the coding sequence ATGCTGGAAAGAGTTAAAGAATGGATTCATTGTCACGGATTAATAAACCGGGAGGAAAAAGTGCTTGCCGCCTGTTCAGGCGGGCCTGACTCGCTGGCATTAGTACATATCCTTCGCCGGCTGCGTTCAGAATATAATATAAGTTTGGCCGTAGCTCATGTAAATCATATGCTGCGCGGCACGGAGTCAGATGAAGATGCCCGGTTTGTAGCGGAATACTGCCAAAGTGCCGGTTTGGACTGTTATCAGACGGCGATTCCCGTAGCCCGGCTGGCAGCTGCCAGCGGGCGGTCGGTGGAAGATGCGGGGCGGATTGCCCGGTATCAATTTTTGCGTCAGGTGGCGGCGGACTTAGGCGGTGCTGTGATTGCCACCGGACATCACCGGGATGATCAGGCGGAAACAGTGCTGATTCATTTGCTGCGAGGTGCCGGCAGTGCCGGTATCCGGGGAATGCTGCCGAAGAACAATGGAATTATTCGGCCGCTACTGCCTATAAGCAGGGCGGAGATTGCTGCATACTGCCGAGAACAGGGATTGGAGCCCCGTGTTGACAGTTCTAATGAGCATACCGATTATTTACGGAATCGTATTCGAATTCAGCTGCTACCGGAACTGGCAGAGCAATATAATCCTGCCGTTAAGGAGAGTTTGTGCCGAACGGCGGCTATTGTTGGCGATGAGCATGATTATATTCGTGCACAGGCGGAAAAAGTGTGGCCTTTGCTGGCCAGCCGCCAGGATGGCGGCTGGCTGATTGATGGTCAGCAGGTGAATGAGCTGCATATCGCGCTGCAGCGGGAAATTTTTCGGCTGGCAATTGAAAAAAAACAAGGCTGTTTGACAGGAATTAGCTTTTACCATGTGGAAAGACTGATAGAAATGGTTCGGCATGCTTTCGTAGGCAGCCGTTTGGAATTACCGGGCGGTTTGATTGCCCGCAAGGATTATTCGGGGTTGTGGCTGGGAACGCCGCTCCCCCCAGGACCTTGGGCAGGTATTCGACCGCCGGGAATTCCCTTAGTGATACCGGGATATACCGATATTCCTCAAATCGGTTGTCAGGTTAAGGCGAAAATCTGCACTGAAAAAGCAGAAGAAAAAGGACGGCAGGTCGCGGTGTTCGATTGGCAGGCATTGGCGCCGCCACTGTATGTGCGAACACGGCTGCCGGGGGATCGTTTTTCTCCCCTGGGACTGGGGGGGAGTAAAAAGGTAAAAGATTTTTTAATTGATGCAAAAGTACCGCGGAAAATTCGTGACCGGGTTCCCATTATTTGTGACGGGCGGGGAATTTTGTGGCTTGGCGGATACCGGCAGGATGAACGGGGAAAAATTTCCGATCAAACTACTGATTATTTGCAATTAATGATTAACAGGGTAATAGTGAAGGAGCAAGAGGATGATTAA
- the hpt gene encoding hypoxanthine phosphoribosyltransferase produces MINDIEKVLISEEDLAARIKAMGKEITADYAGKEILMVGVLRGAVIFMSDLARAIKVPVAIDFMAVSSYGVSTSSSGVVRILKDLDEELEGKHLLIVEDIIDSGLTLKYLFENLKSRHPASVKICTLLNKPERRQADVTIDYNGFIVPDEFVVGYGLDYAEKYRNLPFIGILKPEVYE; encoded by the coding sequence ATGATTAACGATATTGAAAAAGTTTTAATTAGTGAAGAAGATTTGGCGGCACGCATTAAGGCAATGGGGAAAGAAATTACTGCCGATTACGCCGGCAAAGAAATTTTGATGGTTGGAGTTCTGCGAGGAGCAGTTATTTTTATGTCCGATTTGGCCAGAGCTATTAAAGTCCCAGTGGCTATTGATTTTATGGCAGTTTCCAGCTACGGAGTCTCTACCTCATCCAGTGGTGTAGTGCGGATTCTTAAGGATCTCGATGAAGAACTGGAAGGAAAACATTTATTGATTGTGGAGGATATCATTGATTCCGGGCTTACCCTTAAATATTTATTCGAAAATTTAAAGTCGCGCCATCCGGCAAGTGTCAAGATATGCACCTTGCTAAATAAGCCGGAACGCCGTCAGGCCGACGTAACGATTGATTATAACGGTTTTATCGTACCGGATGAATTTGTCGTTGGCTATGGGCTGGATTATGCTGAGAAGTATCGCAATTTGCCTTTTATCGGGATTCTAAAACCGGAAGTATATGAATAG
- the ftsH gene encoding ATP-dependent zinc metalloprotease FtsH yields the protein MNKFFRNVSFYLLIIIIAISIIDYYSSRTTTKQEISYTQFLQQIEEQKVEKVTIVENTIRGKLKDGTEFTTITPNDPTLINTLREKNVEIKAEQPPQPPWWTTIFSSVLPMLLLIGVWFFIMQQTQGGGNRVMSFGKSRAKLHSEDKTKVTFRDVAGADEAKQELEEVVEFLKHPKKFNDLGARIPKGVLLFGPPGTGKTLLARAIAGEAGVPFFSISGSDFVEMFVGVGASRVRDLFEQAKKSAPCIVFIDEIDAVGRQRGAGLGGGHDEREQTLNQLLVEMDGFGVNEGIIIIAATNRPDILDPALLRPGRFDRQIVVDKPDVRGRFEILKVHAKGKPISKDANLEVLARRTPGFTGADLSNLVNEAALLAARRNKRRIDMPELEESVERVVAGPERKSRVISDKEKRLTAYHEAGHALVGMLLTHTDPVHKVSILPRGRAGGYTLMLPKEDRYYATRSELLDQLKTFLGGRVAEAVVLGEISTGAQNDLERATEVVRKMICEYGMSEVLGPITFGHRQEQVFLGRDISRDRNYSEEVAYSIDKEVRRLIEDAYEKVEQILKENLEKLHVIAQALIERETLEADELEQLLNKGVITDKAPASEEASPEAPAPAAADVPSESQDESVPKIVYISRRE from the coding sequence TTGAATAAATTCTTTCGAAATGTAAGTTTTTACTTGTTGATTATTATTATTGCAATTTCCATCATTGACTATTATTCTTCACGTACGACTACAAAGCAGGAGATCAGCTATACGCAATTTTTGCAGCAAATTGAAGAGCAGAAGGTCGAGAAGGTAACTATCGTGGAAAATACCATCCGCGGTAAACTAAAAGATGGAACCGAGTTTACTACCATTACCCCGAATGACCCGACTCTGATCAATACACTGCGGGAAAAGAACGTAGAGATAAAAGCAGAACAACCGCCTCAACCGCCGTGGTGGACGACGATTTTCTCTTCCGTGCTGCCGATGTTGCTTTTGATCGGTGTATGGTTTTTCATTATGCAGCAGACTCAGGGCGGCGGCAACAGGGTCATGTCTTTCGGCAAAAGCCGGGCGAAGCTCCACAGTGAAGATAAGACGAAAGTCACTTTTAGGGATGTGGCCGGTGCCGATGAGGCGAAGCAGGAATTAGAAGAAGTTGTTGAATTCCTGAAACATCCGAAAAAATTTAATGATTTAGGGGCACGGATTCCCAAGGGGGTGCTGCTGTTTGGACCTCCCGGTACAGGCAAGACTTTGCTGGCCCGGGCAATAGCCGGGGAAGCGGGAGTGCCGTTTTTCAGTATCAGCGGTTCGGATTTTGTGGAAATGTTCGTCGGCGTGGGTGCATCCCGGGTGCGGGATTTGTTCGAGCAGGCGAAGAAGAGTGCTCCTTGTATCGTATTTATCGACGAAATTGATGCGGTTGGCCGCCAGCGGGGTGCTGGCTTGGGCGGCGGGCATGATGAACGGGAGCAGACGCTCAACCAGTTGCTCGTCGAGATGGACGGTTTTGGTGTAAATGAAGGTATTATTATCATTGCAGCCACTAATCGTCCCGATATTCTTGATCCGGCTCTGTTGCGCCCCGGTCGGTTTGATCGGCAAATCGTAGTCGATAAACCGGATGTAAGAGGACGCTTTGAAATACTGAAAGTTCATGCTAAAGGGAAACCCATCTCCAAGGATGCAAATCTGGAAGTGCTGGCCCGCCGGACGCCGGGCTTCACCGGTGCAGATTTAAGCAATCTGGTAAACGAAGCGGCTTTGCTGGCAGCCAGACGGAATAAGCGGCGGATTGACATGCCGGAACTGGAAGAGTCGGTGGAGCGGGTGGTTGCCGGGCCGGAACGAAAAAGCAGGGTAATCAGCGACAAGGAAAAACGGCTTACCGCCTATCATGAAGCCGGGCATGCCTTGGTCGGTATGCTGTTGACTCATACCGATCCGGTGCATAAGGTTTCCATTCTTCCCCGCGGCCGGGCAGGCGGCTACACCTTGATGCTGCCGAAAGAGGATCGTTATTATGCAACCCGGTCGGAGCTGCTGGATCAATTAAAGACCTTTTTAGGCGGCCGGGTGGCTGAGGCGGTGGTACTGGGAGAAATCAGTACCGGTGCACAAAACGACTTGGAGCGGGCTACCGAAGTGGTGCGAAAAATGATCTGTGAATATGGCATGAGTGAAGTGCTGGGACCGATTACTTTTGGTCATCGACAGGAACAGGTGTTTTTGGGCCGGGATATATCCCGTGACCGGAATTATAGTGAAGAAGTGGCCTATTCCATTGATAAAGAAGTGCGGCGCCTAATTGAAGATGCTTACGAAAAAGTGGAGCAGATACTCAAGGAGAATTTGGAAAAGCTTCATGTGATTGCTCAGGCTTTGATTGAGCGGGAGACGTTGGAAGCTGATGAATTGGAACAATTGCTAAATAAAGGCGTAATTACCGATAAAGCTCCGGCTTCGGAGGAAGCCAGCCCGGAAGCGCCGGCACCGGCTGCGGCCGATGTTCCTTCTGAATCGCAAGACGAATCCGTGCCCAAAATCGTTTATATTTCCCGGCGGGAGTAA
- the pssA gene encoding CDP-diacylglycerol--serine O-phosphatidyltransferase: MSSRRWIPNLFTVINLFAGSVAILLAFTEQWLLAAVLIFAAALFDSVDGRVARRMNVTSEFGKQLDSLADLVSFGIAPATIAFLLQFFRLGWSGYLLTAVFPVCGALRLARFSIGHSRTYYLGLPITIAGPLLVIAALLGQDWPLELQEIILLVMSGLMISTIKVPKI; this comes from the coding sequence ATGTCGTCCAGAAGGTGGATTCCCAATCTTTTTACAGTTATTAACCTATTTGCCGGTTCCGTTGCCATCTTATTGGCGTTTACCGAGCAGTGGCTGCTGGCTGCCGTTCTGATTTTTGCCGCAGCATTGTTTGACAGTGTGGATGGCCGGGTGGCCAGACGGATGAATGTGACCAGTGAATTTGGCAAGCAATTGGATTCCTTGGCTGATTTGGTCTCCTTTGGCATTGCTCCGGCAACGATTGCTTTTTTGCTGCAATTTTTTCGTCTCGGCTGGAGTGGTTACTTATTGACCGCTGTGTTTCCCGTTTGCGGGGCATTGCGGCTGGCACGGTTTTCAATAGGACACAGCCGGACTTATTACTTGGGACTGCCCATCACCATCGCCGGTCCCTTGCTGGTCATTGCTGCCTTGCTTGGGCAGGACTGGCCGCTGGAGCTTCAGGAGATTATTTTGCTTGTGATGTCCGGCCTGATGATTTCTACGATTAAAGTGCCTAAAATATAG